The following coding sequences are from one Salvia hispanica cultivar TCC Black 2014 chromosome 3, UniMelb_Shisp_WGS_1.0, whole genome shotgun sequence window:
- the LOC125213712 gene encoding uncharacterized protein LOC125213712 — protein MDAKEKVIGLQKAYADIILNISKEAAARVMSSERRAVQYQHELKVAKEEALRMLLHLKKMMDDRTSEAEAAALNQQKKIEELEAQLQEAEDIVNDLRKELGEVQDELERLKKSSLHNVNEVPTTIYSYESSKYHHPNNGYESAGASEITMPNPRQQKECSDCYYLGEKDCTCSSHIRDRDLPSIALRVSYKEPGLYRNGCTQRIRACEGNLLDRNSNEEREKGGYTSKDPSFGARTQSELEYKLLADVKLSSFLPFRRKRQRSTKQREPPPEKPDPLPELSSRHNLVSVKDDAHSSKRPSSVAPILCTDEVENKCIDQECEGLKEKIVPLGEETELEESFLPSVSKGDVENGDMPSQPVRERIIKYTFQRKRKRGNPNESEMKVSLSPEVEKRNEDDKSTRKNQQSSKASLLSDSSRDSRRLAQVARQLISLSEKKWWH, from the exons ATGGACGCCAAAGAG AAAGTGATAGGATTGCAGAAGGCGTATGCTGATATAATATTGAACATATCCAAGGAGGCAGCAGCTCGGGTTATGTCATCCGAGAGGAGGGCCGTGCAGTATCAGCACGAGCTGAAGGTGGCGAAGGAGGAGGCGCTGCGGATGCTGTTGCACCTCAAGAAAATGATGGATGATAGG ACTAGTGAGGCGGAAGCTGCAGCGCTGAATCAGcagaagaagattgaagaacTGGAAGCTCAACTTCAAGAAGCTGAAGATATCGTCAACGATCTCAGGAAAGAATTGGGAGAGGTACAGGATGAGCTGGAAAGGTTAAAGAAAAGCAGTTTGCACAACGTAAATGAGGTGCCTACTACTATCTACTCTTATGAATCTAGTAAATATCATCATCCGAACAACGGATACGAATCTGCTGGAGCTTCTGAAATCACAATGCCTAACCCAAGGCAGCAAAAGGAATGTTCCGATTGTTATTATTTAGGCGAGAAAGATTGCACGTGCAGTTCACATATTAGGGATCGGGATTTGCCTTCAATAGCATTAAGAGTTAGCTATAAAGAGCCTGGGCTATATAGAAATGGCTGTACGCAGAGAATCCGTGCGTGTGAGGGGAATCTGTTGGACAGGAACAGCAACGAAGAGCGGGAAAAGGGTGGATACACCAGCAAAGATCCATCATTTGGGGCTAGAACTCAGAGTGAACTTGAGTACAAATTGTTGGCGGATGTTAAGTTAAGTAGTTTCCTACCTTTTCGTCGGAAAAGACAGAGATCTACTAAACAAAGAGAACCTCCTCCTGAGAAACCTGATCCGTTGCCAGAACTTTCATCAAGACATAATCTTGTTTCAGTCAAAGATGATGCTCACTCCAGTAAGAGACCTTCATCCGTAGCTCCAATACTCTGCACAGATGAAGTTGAGAACAAATGCATTGACCAGGAATGTGAAGGGTTGAAGGAAAAGATAGTGCCGTTAGGGGAAGAAACTGAGCTTGAAGAAAGTTTTTTGCCTTCTGTTTCTAAAGGGGATGTTGAAAATGGTGATATGCCAAGCCAACCCGTAAGGGAAAGAATCATCAAATACACATTTCAAAGGAAGCGCAAGAGAGGAAACCCGAACGAATCTGAAATGAAAGTGTCACTGTCACCTGAGGtagaaaagagaaatgaagatGATAAAAGTACTCGTAAGAACCAGCAGTCATCCAAGGCTAGCTTGTTGTCAGATTCATCCCGAGACAGTAGGCGATTGGCGCAAGTTGCTCGTCAG CTTATATCCTTGTCTGAGAAGAAGTGGTGGCATTGA
- the LOC125213710 gene encoding TORTIFOLIA1-like protein 3, giving the protein MSGSSKQALKQRVLTCLHKLSDRDTHAAAAVELESIARSLPCAALPSFISSVTSTDSSDRSPVRRHCLRLLSALAAAHRDALSPHLSKILSSLRRRLRDPDSAVRAACVAAALSLASHLTSPPFASLAKPFLESLFSEQDAGAQNGAALCLAAVIEGFPHPDAGSLRRLLPKLEKLAKCDGFKAKGAILALFGSIVEVEGVLSGGGVRNLIKCLVEFLSSEDWAARKAAAEALVKVAAVESQRDALSECKASCLKTFEARRFDKVKAARESMNLMVEAWKEIPDPTAEVSSKETGAGSKTEPSSQVNKISQHGSRGRASVGSNGNRTSPPMFRKLDSKKPSNAKVDVSPAADEARISSSATPVSGYKRGDGVGGEERRRFENPEIRRALFSESYEKRDHSVVVSNETGDMCRNQGDCEDLALIRKQLVQIENQQSNLLEILQRFIGSSQRGIQSLEARVQGLELTLDEISYDLATSTGKMSINGASCCSLPGADFLSLKLRRKTQALSASCGTSPSTAAAGSIPRKNEDGGRGFLLQNRRRPLHGGRGVIVMNPLAEIPPQVHA; this is encoded by the exons ATGTCGGGCTCCAGCAAGCAGGCGCTGAAGCAACGCGTGCTGACGTGTCTCCACAAGCTCTCCGACAGGGACACCCACGCCGCCGCGGCGGTGGAGCTGGAGTCCATCGCCCGGAGCCTCCCCTGCGCCGCCCTCCCCTCCTTCATCTCCTCCGTCACCTCCACCGACTCCTCCGACCGCTCCCCCGTCCGGCGCCACTGCCTCCGCCTCCTCTCCGCCCTCGCCGCCGCCCACCGCGACGCCCTCTCGCCGCACCTCTCCAAAATCCTCTcctccctccgccgccgcctccgcgACCCGGACTCCGCCGTCCGCGCCGCCTGCGTCGCCGCCGCCCTCTCCCTCGCCTCCCACCTCACCTCCCCTCCCTTCGCCTCCCTCGCGAAGCCCTTCCTCGAGTCCCTCTTCTCCGAGCAGGACGCCGGCGCCCAAAACGGCGCCGCATTGTGCCTCGCCGCGGTGATCGAGGGTTTCCCGCACCCCGACGCCGGGAGCCTCCGCAGGCTGCTGCCGAAGCTCGAGAAGCTCGCGAAATGCGATGGATTCAAGGCGAAAGGTGCGATCTTGGCGCTCTTTGGGAGCATTGTGGAGGTTGAGGGAGTGCTTAGCGGCGGCGGAGTCAGGAATTTGATCAAGTGTTTGGTGGAGTTCTTGAGCAGCGAGGATTGGGCGGCAAGGAAGGCTGCTGCGGAGGCGCTGGTGAAGGTGGCGGCGGTGGAGAGTCAAAGAGATGCGCTTTCGGAATGTAAAGCTTCTTGCTTGAAGACTTTTGAAGCTAGGCGATTTGATAAG GTGAAGGCTGCGAGGGAGAGTATGAATTTGATGGTGGAAGCTTGGAAGGAGATTCCTGATCCAACGGCTGAGGTTTCATCTAAAG AAACTGGGGCTGGCTCGAAAACCGAACCATCTTCGCAAGTGAATAAAATCAGCCAGCATGGCTCTAGGGGGAGAGCTTCTGTAGGGAGCAATGGGAACAGAACTAGTCCTCCAATGTTCCGAAAATTGGATAGCAAGAAGCCCTCCAACGCGAAAGTAGACGTTTCTCCTGCTGCTGATGAAGCTCGTATTAGCTCTTCTGCCACGCCGGTTTCTGGGTATAAGCGTGGGGATGGGGTGGGTGGAGAGGAGAGGAGGCGGTTTGAGAATCCGGAAATCAGAAGGGCGCTGTTTAGTGAGAGCTACGAGAAGCGGGATCATAGTGTTGTAGTTAGTAATGAAACCGGAGATATGTGTAGGAATCAGGGAGACTGTGAAGACCTGGCTCTGATCAGGAAGCAGCTTGTTCAGATTGAAAATCAGCAGtcgaatttgttggaaattcTTCAG AGATTTATTGGGAGCTCACAGAGAGGCATTCAGTCATTGGAGGCGCGTGTGCAAGGTTTAGAGCTCACGCTGGATGAGATCTCGTATGACTTGGCCACCTCCACTGGGAAGATGTCTATAAATGGAGCTTCGTGCTGCTCGCTGCCAGGTGCAGATTTCCTCAGCTTGAAGCTGCGCAGAAAGACACAAGCGCTGTCTGCCTCTTGCGGAACCTCTCCATCGACTGCAGCAGCTGGCAGCATTCCTCGTAAGAACGAAGACGGTGGCAGAGGGTTTCTGTTGCAGAACCGGAGGCGTCCCCTCCATGGGGGGCGTGGGGTTATAGTGATGAACCCACTAGCTGAAATCCCTCCTCAGGTTCATGCTTGA
- the LOC125213713 gene encoding magnesium transporter MRS2-3-like has product MRYPVDSAEAGRARKKGAWVRAWLVVDSAGEAEVVEAGKHAIMQRTGLPGRDLRMLDPALSYPSTVLGRERAIVVNLENIRSIITSREMIFQNSKDPLLTPFVDKIQQVFRHRQAVLSTQESGHEGNKPVWTDFYGSKEPEQEDGGDQIYTYQQKKEEWNTEETGENEHALKILPFEFVALEACLQATCSSLDDEATRLEQEAHPALDKLTSKISTLNLDRVRHIKSRLVAITGRVQKVRDELEHLLDDDEDMAEMYLTEKLEEEEALENSSTKEQDMVDEEADQASFEAKMGLDDDEQQAPSMQSSSIKSLDVEELEMILEAYFVQIEGTLNKLSALREYVDDTEDYINIMLDDKQNHLLQMGVVLTTATLVVGAFVALTGVFGMNIGIELFDPKLYGMSEWLWTVGGSTIASVFCYVIGVAWCRYQRLLE; this is encoded by the exons ATGAGGTATCCAGTGGATTCAGCGGAAGCGGGGCGCGCGAGGAAGAAGGGGGCGTGGGTTCGGGCGTGGCTGGTGGTGGACTCCGCAGGGGAGGCGGAGGTGGTGGAGGCCGGCAAGCACGCCATCATGCAGCGGACTGGTCTCCCCGGCCGAGATCTCCGCATGCTCGACCCCGCCCTCTCCTACCCCTCCACCGTCTTGGGCCGAGAGCGCGCGATCGTCGTCAATTTGGAGAATATCAGGTCGATTATCACTTCTCGAGagatgatttttcaaaattccaaAGATCCTTTGCTTACTCCTTTTGTCGATAAAATTCAGCAAGTGTTTCGCCATCGACAAGCTGTCCTCTCCACCCAG GAGTCTGGACATGAAGGAAACAAACCAGTGTGGACAGATTTTTACGGCTCAAAAGAGCCGGAACAGGAAGATGGTGGTGACCAAATTTATACTTACCaacaaaagaaagaagagTGGAATACAGAGGAAACAGGAGAGAACGAGCACGCTTTGAAGATTCTTCCATTCGAATTTGTTGCCCTCGAGGCATGCCTCCAGGCTACCTGCAGTAGCTTGGATGATGAA GCAACAAGACTGGAGCAAGAAGCTCATCCAGCATTGGATAAGCTCACTTCCAAGATTAGCACTCTCAATCTAGACCGGGTTCGACATATTAAGAGCCGTTTGGTGGCAATAACTGGGCGCGTGCAGAAG GTGAGGGATGAGTTGGAGCATTTGCTCGATGACGACGAAGATATGGCAGAGATGTATTTGACAGAGAAGttagaggaggaggaggcgctTGAGAATTCTTCTACCAAAGAGCAAGACATGGTAGATGAGGAAGCAGATCA GGCTAGTTTCGAGGCAAAGATGGGACTTGATGATGACGAGCAGCAAGCTCCGAGCATGCAAAGTTCTAGCATCAAGAGTCTCGATGTGGAGGAGCTCGAGATGATTCTAGAAGCATATTTCGTACAGATAGAAGGCACGTTGAACAAGCTATCCGCT CTGAGAGAGTACGTGGACGACACAGAAGACTACATAAACATAATGCTGGATGACAAGCAGAACCATCTGCTGCAAATGGGAGTGGTGCTCACTACAGCGACTTTGGTGGTGGGTGCGTTTGTGGCCTTGACTGGGGTGTTTGGCATGAACATTGGCATCGAGCTCTTCGACCCCAAGTTATATGGGATGTCTGAATGGCTCTGGACCGTAGGTGGAAGCACCATTGCCTCTGTTTTCTGTTACGTAATCGGTGTTGCCTGGTGCAGGTACCAACGCCTCTTGGAATGA